One genomic region from Cygnus olor isolate bCygOlo1 chromosome 29, bCygOlo1.pri.v2, whole genome shotgun sequence encodes:
- the HDAC7 gene encoding histone deacetylase 7 isoform X13, producing the protein MHWGERETNPKGSRQLSARAGQMSADNKAAVNPCTSPRVPQAAPMDLRIGQRVVKPGSDTALLALKHTQQLQHQLFLASLHQQQVEQLAHQHVRVTMESPHREAEPGQQEQELRQILNKDKSKRSAVASTVVKQKLAEVILKKQQAAALERTSNPNPSAMPYRSLEPLDPEGPSPPVLSTFLPPVPSTSLDPPEHFPLRKTASEPNLKVRCKPRKCLDRRKNPLTRKESAPPSLKRRPPEAIDSSPSSSSTPVSGCSSPNDSLPAEHGALPAASGMAHEGDADRRPLSGLAHRVPVLNGPVLAGTHSPMFIPAGLEQHEAGSPLSPRLQPVIILEPSVTHAPLVAVPGLGTVPFSFAPSLISAERLSLPGHHKPLGRTRSEPLPQNPKAIQQQLVYQQHHTQFLERLKQQTHLGKRMAKTSEKPRLRQIPSSEDMEAEGTETGAEGGDQARARVEPARPGSSGKEPERTQKLLQPQEELVLQQAYLWDPYQRMQHQLLKRQPLADPPMVPTVLAGHRPLSRAQSSPATATISLPAQDTASKTLSLPVQEQPTKPHFTTGLVYDSVMLKHQCSCGDNSNHPEHAGRIQSIWSRLQERGLRSQCECLRGRKATLEELQCVHTERHVFLYGTNPLNRLKLDNGKLAGILSQRMFVMLPCGGVGVDSDTIWNELHSSNAARWAAGSVTELAFKVATRELKNGFAVVRPPGHHADPSTAMGFCFFNSVAIAARQLQQKGKLSKILIVDWDVHHGNGTQQVFYRDPDVLYISLHRHDDGNFFPGSGAADEVGAGPGEGFNVNVAWTGGLDPPMGDPEYLAAFRTVVMPIAHEFSPDVVLVSAGFDAADGHPPPLGGYKVSAKCFGYMTKQLMSLAGGAIVLALEGGHDLTAICDASEACVSALLGNELDPLPEESMRQKPNANAVRSLEAVIQVQSKYWVAVQRFASKLGCSFLEAQHHEAEEVETVTALASLSVAVMVEKRPQDEPMEEEEPMNQ; encoded by the exons CTGCTGTGAACCCGTGCACCTCCCCGCGGGTGCCCCAGGCCGCCCCCATGGACCTGCGCATCGGGCAGCGCGTCGTCAAGCCCGGCTCCGACACCGCCCTGCTGGCCCTGAAGCACacgcagcagctgcagcaccagctcttCCTCGCCAGCCTGCACCAGCAGCAAGTGGAGCAGCTCGCCCACCAGCACGTGAGG GTGACCATGGAGTCCCCGCACCGCGAGGCAGAGCccgggcagcaggagcaggagctgcggCAGATCCTCAATAAGGACAAGAGCAAACGAA GTGCTGTGGCCAGCACAGTGGTGAAGCAGAAACTGGCGGAGGTCATCctgaagaagcagcaggcagcagctttggAAAGGACCAGCAACCCCAACCCTTCAGCCATGCCGTACAG gTCTTTGGAGCCTCTGGATCCCGAGGGCCCTTCCCCTCCTGTACTCAGCACCTTCCTGCCCCCGGTCCCTAGCACTTCGCTTGACCCCCCGGAGCATTTTCCGCTGCGGAAGACAG CGTCCGAGCCCAACCTGAAGGTGCGTTGCAAGCCCAGGAAGTGTCTGGACCGACGCAAGAACCCCCTGACGCGGAAGGAGAGCGCGCCCCCCTCGTTGAAGAGGAGGCCGCCCGAGGCGATCG ATTCCtccccgagcagcagcagcacccccgTGTCCGGCTGCAGCTCTCCCAACGACAGCCTCCCCGCCGAGCACGGAGCCCTCCCCGCTGCCTCCGGCATGGCCCACGAG GGAGACGCCGATCGCCGCCCCCTCTCTGGCCTGGCCCACCGGGTGCCCGTGCTGAACGGGCCCGTCCTCGCAGGCACGCACTCGCCCATGTTCATACCAGCTGGCTTGGAGCAGCACGAGGCCGGGAGCCCCTTGTCCCCTCGGCTGCAGCCCGTCATCATCCTCGAGCCCTCGGTCACCCACGCTCCGCTTGTGGCTG tgccagggctgggaaCGGTCCCCTTCTCCTTCGCCCCCTCGCTCATCTCCGCAGAGCGCCTGTCGCTCCCGGGCCACCACAAGCCGCTGGGCAGGACCCGCTCGGAGCCCCTGCCCCAGAACCCCAAGGccatccagcagcagctggtgtaCCAGCAGCATCACACCCAGTTCCTGGAGAGGCTCAAGCAGCAGACGCATCTGGGCAAG CGCATGGCCAAAACCAGCGAGAAGCCCCGGCTGCGGCAGATTCCCTCCTCGGAGGACATGGAAGCAGAAGGGACGGAGACGGGGGCTGAGGGCGGCGACCAGGCGAGGGCACGCGTGGAGCCTGCGCGGCCGGGGAGCAGCGGGAAGGAGCCCGAGAGGAcgcagaagctgctgcagcctcaggaGGAGCTCGTCCTCCAGCAG GCGTATCTCTGGGACCCCTACCAGCGCATGCAGCACCAGCTCCTCAAGAGGCAGCCTCTGGCCGACCCCCCCATGGTTCCGACCGTCCTCGCGGGGCACAGGCCCCTCTCCAGGGCCCAGTCATCTCCTGCCACCGCGAccatctccctccctgcccaggacACGGCCTCCAAGACGCTCTCCCTGCCCGTGCAGGAGCAGCCGACCAAGCCACACTTCACGACAG GGCTGGTTTACGACTCAGTGATGCTCAAGCACCAGTGCTCCTGTGGAGACAACAGCAACCACCCGGAGCACGCGGGCAGGATTCAGAGCATCTGGTCCCGGCTGCAGGAGCGGGGGCTGCGCAGCCAGTGCGAG TGTCTGCGGGGACGCAAGGCCaccctggaggagctgcagtgcGTCCACACCGAGCGCCACGTCTTCCTCTACGGCACCAATCCCCTCAACCGCCTGAAACTGGACAACGGGAAGCTGGCAG GGATCCTGTCGCAGCGGATGTTCGTCATGCTGCCCTGCGGAGGGGTGGGG GTGGACAGCGATACCATCTGGAACGAGCTGCACTCCTCCAACGCAGCCCGCTGGGCCGCGGGCAGCGTCACCGAGCTGGCCTTCAAGGTGGCCACCAGGGAGCTGAAG AACGGTTTCGCTGTGGTGAGGCCGCCCGGACATCACGCGGATCCATCCACTGCAAT GGGGTTCTGCTTCTTCAACTCGGTGGCCATCGCcgccaggcagctgcagcagaaagggaaaCTCAGCAAGATCCTCATTGTGGACTGG GATGTTCACCATGGCAATGGGACCCAGCAGGTCTTCTACAGGGACCCCGACGTTCTCTACATCTCTTTGCACCGTCACGATGATGGAAACTTCTTccccggcagcggggccgccgACGAG GTTGGTGCTGGCCCTGGGGAGGGATTTAACGTCAACGTAGCCTGGACTGGAGGGCTCGACCCCCCCATGGGTGACCCTGAGTATCTGGCAGCTTTCAG GACGGTGGTGATGCCGATTGCACATGAATTCTCCCCCGATGTGGTGCTGGTGTCGGCTGGCTTCGACGCGGCCGACGGCCACCCGCCACCCCTGGGCGGCTACAAAGTCTCTGCTAAAT GCTTTGGCTACATGACGAAGCAGCTGATGAGCCTGGCTGGGGGAGCCATCGTCCTCGCGCTGGAAGGCGGCCACGACCTCACGGCCATCTGCGATGCGTCCGAGGCCTGCGTGTCAGCCTTGCTGGGCAACGAG CTGGATCCTCTCCCAGAAGAAAGCATGCGGCAGAAACCCAACGCCAACGCCGTGCGCTCCTTGGAGGCGGTGATCCAGGTCCAGA GTAAATACTGGGTGGCCGTGCAGCGCTTTGCCTCCAAGCTGGGCTGCTCCTTCCTGGAGGCGCAGCACCACGAGGCAGAAGAGGTGGAGACCGTCACAGCCTTGGCCTCCCTCTCGGTGGCCGTGATGGTGGAGAAGAG GCCCCAGGACGAGCCgatggaggaagaggagcccaTGAACCAGTGA
- the HDAC7 gene encoding histone deacetylase 7 isoform X7, with amino-acid sequence MHWGERETNPKGSRQLSARAGQMSADNKAAVNPCTSPRVPQAAPMDLRIGQRVVKPGSDTALLALKHTQQLQHQLFLASLHQQQVEQLAHQHVRVTMESPHREAEPGQQEQELRQILNKDKSKRSAVASTVVKQKLAEVILKKQQAAALERTSNPNPSAMPYRSLEPLDPEGPSPPVLSTFLPPVPSTSLDPPEHFPLRKTASEPNLKVRCKPRKCLDRRKNPLTRKESAPPSLKRRPPEAIDSSPSSSSTPVSGCSSPNDSLPAEHGALPAASGMAHEAPLAQRLMLQESSLAQFALQSAASLPAITLGLPATTSARGDADRRPLSGLAHRVPVLNGPVLAGTHSPMFIPAGLEQHEAGSPLSPRLQPVIILEPSVTHAPLVAVPGLGTVPFSFAPSLISAERLSLPGHHKPLGRTRSEPLPQNPKAIQQQLVYQQHHTQFLERLKQQTHLGKRMAKTSEKPRLRQIPSSEDMEAEGTETGAEGGDQARARVEPARPGSSGKEPERTQKLLQPQEELVLQQAYLWDPYQRMQHQLLKRQPLADPPMVPTVLAGHRPLSRAQSSPATATISLPAQDTASKTLSLPVQEQPTKPHFTTGLVYDSVMLKHQCSCGDNSNHPEHAGRIQSIWSRLQERGLRSQCECLRGRKATLEELQCVHTERHVFLYGTNPLNRLKLDNGKLAGILSQRMFVMLPCGGVGVDSDTIWNELHSSNAARWAAGSVTELAFKVATRELKNGFAVVRPPGHHADPSTAMGFCFFNSVAIAARQLQQKGKLSKILIVDWDVHHGNGTQQVFYRDPDVLYISLHRHDDGNFFPGSGAADEVGAGPGEGFNVNVAWTGGLDPPMGDPEYLAAFRTVVMPIAHEFSPDVVLVSAGFDAADGHPPPLGGYKVSAKCFGYMTKQLMSLAGGAIVLALEGGHDLTAICDASEACVSALLGNELDPLPEESMRQKPNANAVRSLEAVIQVQSKYWVAVQRFASKLGCSFLEAQHHEAEEVETVTALASLSVAVMVEKRPQDEPMEEEEPMNQ; translated from the exons CTGCTGTGAACCCGTGCACCTCCCCGCGGGTGCCCCAGGCCGCCCCCATGGACCTGCGCATCGGGCAGCGCGTCGTCAAGCCCGGCTCCGACACCGCCCTGCTGGCCCTGAAGCACacgcagcagctgcagcaccagctcttCCTCGCCAGCCTGCACCAGCAGCAAGTGGAGCAGCTCGCCCACCAGCACGTGAGG GTGACCATGGAGTCCCCGCACCGCGAGGCAGAGCccgggcagcaggagcaggagctgcggCAGATCCTCAATAAGGACAAGAGCAAACGAA GTGCTGTGGCCAGCACAGTGGTGAAGCAGAAACTGGCGGAGGTCATCctgaagaagcagcaggcagcagctttggAAAGGACCAGCAACCCCAACCCTTCAGCCATGCCGTACAG gTCTTTGGAGCCTCTGGATCCCGAGGGCCCTTCCCCTCCTGTACTCAGCACCTTCCTGCCCCCGGTCCCTAGCACTTCGCTTGACCCCCCGGAGCATTTTCCGCTGCGGAAGACAG CGTCCGAGCCCAACCTGAAGGTGCGTTGCAAGCCCAGGAAGTGTCTGGACCGACGCAAGAACCCCCTGACGCGGAAGGAGAGCGCGCCCCCCTCGTTGAAGAGGAGGCCGCCCGAGGCGATCG ATTCCtccccgagcagcagcagcacccccgTGTCCGGCTGCAGCTCTCCCAACGACAGCCTCCCCGCCGAGCACGGAGCCCTCCCCGCTGCCTCCGGCATGGCCCACGAG GCGCCCCTGGCCCAGCGCCTgatgctgcaggagagctcCCTGGCCCAGTTTGCCTTGCAGAGCGCAGCCTCCCTTCCGGCCATCACGCTGGGATTGCCGGCCACCACTAGCGCCAGG GGAGACGCCGATCGCCGCCCCCTCTCTGGCCTGGCCCACCGGGTGCCCGTGCTGAACGGGCCCGTCCTCGCAGGCACGCACTCGCCCATGTTCATACCAGCTGGCTTGGAGCAGCACGAGGCCGGGAGCCCCTTGTCCCCTCGGCTGCAGCCCGTCATCATCCTCGAGCCCTCGGTCACCCACGCTCCGCTTGTGGCTG tgccagggctgggaaCGGTCCCCTTCTCCTTCGCCCCCTCGCTCATCTCCGCAGAGCGCCTGTCGCTCCCGGGCCACCACAAGCCGCTGGGCAGGACCCGCTCGGAGCCCCTGCCCCAGAACCCCAAGGccatccagcagcagctggtgtaCCAGCAGCATCACACCCAGTTCCTGGAGAGGCTCAAGCAGCAGACGCATCTGGGCAAG CGCATGGCCAAAACCAGCGAGAAGCCCCGGCTGCGGCAGATTCCCTCCTCGGAGGACATGGAAGCAGAAGGGACGGAGACGGGGGCTGAGGGCGGCGACCAGGCGAGGGCACGCGTGGAGCCTGCGCGGCCGGGGAGCAGCGGGAAGGAGCCCGAGAGGAcgcagaagctgctgcagcctcaggaGGAGCTCGTCCTCCAGCAG GCGTATCTCTGGGACCCCTACCAGCGCATGCAGCACCAGCTCCTCAAGAGGCAGCCTCTGGCCGACCCCCCCATGGTTCCGACCGTCCTCGCGGGGCACAGGCCCCTCTCCAGGGCCCAGTCATCTCCTGCCACCGCGAccatctccctccctgcccaggacACGGCCTCCAAGACGCTCTCCCTGCCCGTGCAGGAGCAGCCGACCAAGCCACACTTCACGACAG GGCTGGTTTACGACTCAGTGATGCTCAAGCACCAGTGCTCCTGTGGAGACAACAGCAACCACCCGGAGCACGCGGGCAGGATTCAGAGCATCTGGTCCCGGCTGCAGGAGCGGGGGCTGCGCAGCCAGTGCGAG TGTCTGCGGGGACGCAAGGCCaccctggaggagctgcagtgcGTCCACACCGAGCGCCACGTCTTCCTCTACGGCACCAATCCCCTCAACCGCCTGAAACTGGACAACGGGAAGCTGGCAG GGATCCTGTCGCAGCGGATGTTCGTCATGCTGCCCTGCGGAGGGGTGGGG GTGGACAGCGATACCATCTGGAACGAGCTGCACTCCTCCAACGCAGCCCGCTGGGCCGCGGGCAGCGTCACCGAGCTGGCCTTCAAGGTGGCCACCAGGGAGCTGAAG AACGGTTTCGCTGTGGTGAGGCCGCCCGGACATCACGCGGATCCATCCACTGCAAT GGGGTTCTGCTTCTTCAACTCGGTGGCCATCGCcgccaggcagctgcagcagaaagggaaaCTCAGCAAGATCCTCATTGTGGACTGG GATGTTCACCATGGCAATGGGACCCAGCAGGTCTTCTACAGGGACCCCGACGTTCTCTACATCTCTTTGCACCGTCACGATGATGGAAACTTCTTccccggcagcggggccgccgACGAG GTTGGTGCTGGCCCTGGGGAGGGATTTAACGTCAACGTAGCCTGGACTGGAGGGCTCGACCCCCCCATGGGTGACCCTGAGTATCTGGCAGCTTTCAG GACGGTGGTGATGCCGATTGCACATGAATTCTCCCCCGATGTGGTGCTGGTGTCGGCTGGCTTCGACGCGGCCGACGGCCACCCGCCACCCCTGGGCGGCTACAAAGTCTCTGCTAAAT GCTTTGGCTACATGACGAAGCAGCTGATGAGCCTGGCTGGGGGAGCCATCGTCCTCGCGCTGGAAGGCGGCCACGACCTCACGGCCATCTGCGATGCGTCCGAGGCCTGCGTGTCAGCCTTGCTGGGCAACGAG CTGGATCCTCTCCCAGAAGAAAGCATGCGGCAGAAACCCAACGCCAACGCCGTGCGCTCCTTGGAGGCGGTGATCCAGGTCCAGA GTAAATACTGGGTGGCCGTGCAGCGCTTTGCCTCCAAGCTGGGCTGCTCCTTCCTGGAGGCGCAGCACCACGAGGCAGAAGAGGTGGAGACCGTCACAGCCTTGGCCTCCCTCTCGGTGGCCGTGATGGTGGAGAAGAG GCCCCAGGACGAGCCgatggaggaagaggagcccaTGAACCAGTGA
- the HDAC7 gene encoding histone deacetylase 7 isoform X12 produces MQGQSQAAVNPCTSPRVPQAAPMDLRIGQRVVKPGSDTALLALKHTQQLQHQLFLASLHQQQVEQLAHQHVRVTMESPHREAEPGQQEQELRQILNKDKSKRSAVASTVVKQKLAEVILKKQQAAALERTSNPNPSAMPYRSLEPLDPEGPSPPVLSTFLPPVPSTSLDPPEHFPLRKTASEPNLKVRCKPRKCLDRRKNPLTRKESAPPSLKRRPPEAIDSSPSSSSTPVSGCSSPNDSLPAEHGALPAASGMAHEGDADRRPLSGLAHRVPVLNGPVLAGTHSPMFIPAGLEQHEAGSPLSPRLQPVIILEPSVTHAPLVAVPGLGTVPFSFAPSLISAERLSLPGHHKPLGRTRSEPLPQNPKAIQQQLVYQQHHTQFLERLKQQTHLGKRMAKTSEKPRLRQIPSSEDMEAEGTETGAEGGDQARARVEPARPGSSGKEPERTQKLLQPQEELVLQQAYLWDPYQRMQHQLLKRQPLADPPMVPTVLAGHRPLSRAQSSPATATISLPAQDTASKTLSLPVQEQPTKPHFTTGLVYDSVMLKHQCSCGDNSNHPEHAGRIQSIWSRLQERGLRSQCECLRGRKATLEELQCVHTERHVFLYGTNPLNRLKLDNGKLAGILSQRMFVMLPCGGVGVDSDTIWNELHSSNAARWAAGSVTELAFKVATRELKNGFAVVRPPGHHADPSTAMGFCFFNSVAIAARQLQQKGKLSKILIVDWDVHHGNGTQQVFYRDPDVLYISLHRHDDGNFFPGSGAADEVGAGPGEGFNVNVAWTGGLDPPMGDPEYLAAFRTVVMPIAHEFSPDVVLVSAGFDAADGHPPPLGGYKVSAKCFGYMTKQLMSLAGGAIVLALEGGHDLTAICDASEACVSALLGNELDPLPEESMRQKPNANAVRSLEAVIQVQSKYWVAVQRFASKLGCSFLEAQHHEAEEVETVTALASLSVAVMVEKRPQDEPMEEEEPMNQ; encoded by the exons CTGCTGTGAACCCGTGCACCTCCCCGCGGGTGCCCCAGGCCGCCCCCATGGACCTGCGCATCGGGCAGCGCGTCGTCAAGCCCGGCTCCGACACCGCCCTGCTGGCCCTGAAGCACacgcagcagctgcagcaccagctcttCCTCGCCAGCCTGCACCAGCAGCAAGTGGAGCAGCTCGCCCACCAGCACGTGAGG GTGACCATGGAGTCCCCGCACCGCGAGGCAGAGCccgggcagcaggagcaggagctgcggCAGATCCTCAATAAGGACAAGAGCAAACGAA GTGCTGTGGCCAGCACAGTGGTGAAGCAGAAACTGGCGGAGGTCATCctgaagaagcagcaggcagcagctttggAAAGGACCAGCAACCCCAACCCTTCAGCCATGCCGTACAG gTCTTTGGAGCCTCTGGATCCCGAGGGCCCTTCCCCTCCTGTACTCAGCACCTTCCTGCCCCCGGTCCCTAGCACTTCGCTTGACCCCCCGGAGCATTTTCCGCTGCGGAAGACAG CGTCCGAGCCCAACCTGAAGGTGCGTTGCAAGCCCAGGAAGTGTCTGGACCGACGCAAGAACCCCCTGACGCGGAAGGAGAGCGCGCCCCCCTCGTTGAAGAGGAGGCCGCCCGAGGCGATCG ATTCCtccccgagcagcagcagcacccccgTGTCCGGCTGCAGCTCTCCCAACGACAGCCTCCCCGCCGAGCACGGAGCCCTCCCCGCTGCCTCCGGCATGGCCCACGAG GGAGACGCCGATCGCCGCCCCCTCTCTGGCCTGGCCCACCGGGTGCCCGTGCTGAACGGGCCCGTCCTCGCAGGCACGCACTCGCCCATGTTCATACCAGCTGGCTTGGAGCAGCACGAGGCCGGGAGCCCCTTGTCCCCTCGGCTGCAGCCCGTCATCATCCTCGAGCCCTCGGTCACCCACGCTCCGCTTGTGGCTG tgccagggctgggaaCGGTCCCCTTCTCCTTCGCCCCCTCGCTCATCTCCGCAGAGCGCCTGTCGCTCCCGGGCCACCACAAGCCGCTGGGCAGGACCCGCTCGGAGCCCCTGCCCCAGAACCCCAAGGccatccagcagcagctggtgtaCCAGCAGCATCACACCCAGTTCCTGGAGAGGCTCAAGCAGCAGACGCATCTGGGCAAG CGCATGGCCAAAACCAGCGAGAAGCCCCGGCTGCGGCAGATTCCCTCCTCGGAGGACATGGAAGCAGAAGGGACGGAGACGGGGGCTGAGGGCGGCGACCAGGCGAGGGCACGCGTGGAGCCTGCGCGGCCGGGGAGCAGCGGGAAGGAGCCCGAGAGGAcgcagaagctgctgcagcctcaggaGGAGCTCGTCCTCCAGCAG GCGTATCTCTGGGACCCCTACCAGCGCATGCAGCACCAGCTCCTCAAGAGGCAGCCTCTGGCCGACCCCCCCATGGTTCCGACCGTCCTCGCGGGGCACAGGCCCCTCTCCAGGGCCCAGTCATCTCCTGCCACCGCGAccatctccctccctgcccaggacACGGCCTCCAAGACGCTCTCCCTGCCCGTGCAGGAGCAGCCGACCAAGCCACACTTCACGACAG GGCTGGTTTACGACTCAGTGATGCTCAAGCACCAGTGCTCCTGTGGAGACAACAGCAACCACCCGGAGCACGCGGGCAGGATTCAGAGCATCTGGTCCCGGCTGCAGGAGCGGGGGCTGCGCAGCCAGTGCGAG TGTCTGCGGGGACGCAAGGCCaccctggaggagctgcagtgcGTCCACACCGAGCGCCACGTCTTCCTCTACGGCACCAATCCCCTCAACCGCCTGAAACTGGACAACGGGAAGCTGGCAG GGATCCTGTCGCAGCGGATGTTCGTCATGCTGCCCTGCGGAGGGGTGGGG GTGGACAGCGATACCATCTGGAACGAGCTGCACTCCTCCAACGCAGCCCGCTGGGCCGCGGGCAGCGTCACCGAGCTGGCCTTCAAGGTGGCCACCAGGGAGCTGAAG AACGGTTTCGCTGTGGTGAGGCCGCCCGGACATCACGCGGATCCATCCACTGCAAT GGGGTTCTGCTTCTTCAACTCGGTGGCCATCGCcgccaggcagctgcagcagaaagggaaaCTCAGCAAGATCCTCATTGTGGACTGG GATGTTCACCATGGCAATGGGACCCAGCAGGTCTTCTACAGGGACCCCGACGTTCTCTACATCTCTTTGCACCGTCACGATGATGGAAACTTCTTccccggcagcggggccgccgACGAG GTTGGTGCTGGCCCTGGGGAGGGATTTAACGTCAACGTAGCCTGGACTGGAGGGCTCGACCCCCCCATGGGTGACCCTGAGTATCTGGCAGCTTTCAG GACGGTGGTGATGCCGATTGCACATGAATTCTCCCCCGATGTGGTGCTGGTGTCGGCTGGCTTCGACGCGGCCGACGGCCACCCGCCACCCCTGGGCGGCTACAAAGTCTCTGCTAAAT GCTTTGGCTACATGACGAAGCAGCTGATGAGCCTGGCTGGGGGAGCCATCGTCCTCGCGCTGGAAGGCGGCCACGACCTCACGGCCATCTGCGATGCGTCCGAGGCCTGCGTGTCAGCCTTGCTGGGCAACGAG CTGGATCCTCTCCCAGAAGAAAGCATGCGGCAGAAACCCAACGCCAACGCCGTGCGCTCCTTGGAGGCGGTGATCCAGGTCCAGA GTAAATACTGGGTGGCCGTGCAGCGCTTTGCCTCCAAGCTGGGCTGCTCCTTCCTGGAGGCGCAGCACCACGAGGCAGAAGAGGTGGAGACCGTCACAGCCTTGGCCTCCCTCTCGGTGGCCGTGATGGTGGAGAAGAG GCCCCAGGACGAGCCgatggaggaagaggagcccaTGAACCAGTGA